Proteins from a single region of Cydia splendana chromosome 9, ilCydSple1.2, whole genome shotgun sequence:
- the LOC134793794 gene encoding uncharacterized protein LOC134793794 has translation MDTRSNEKPQADPAASIANGEATQARQAVPVTVRQTETPARPQPSSSGEQTGPNPFQDWQVVDRRSKKRPPAGKPHPARPVNSSSSNPPPPVKCQGGVAKKKKKNKNQRRAARLAREQQLDNTPTPTHSATGVGVQASQKPAPKPAPNKQVAAARPPPKGKGSTLPPKAGTSGDSPTGSAADPSKRRPGKLARAAAKRMRDESFSPQGDNKKQRLVSPSQPLSYAQAAASDLTIVITDAKSGKITADHSNAILRGLHQAIVEEARRNLVGARPPKFKGKPIFAEGQLRVFAEDEYSAAWSQRCVQALTLPDISLKAVRQSEMARRIKCGLLIPNINNSSWEDVRQAADGLRYQNEWAKVGSWSIIQILRQDQGWFVEFTIPEDLVPAFMERGRSLNCGVGNVYLRFRGPGGKYLDQPPTLQGSTLRVTGVQVPNEQAAGTSEQSKSVSGEKVAPLPLPKPTIPELSEDELLGTGEGPAGSSSEGEDLSAWIVSGLADMFKEGGEMQDAAPTTDNMDTN, from the coding sequence ATGGATACCAGGTCTAACGAAAAACCCCAAGCTGATCCAGCAGCGTCCATCGCTAATGGTGAAGCCACACAGGCGAGACAAGCTGTTCCAGTGACAGTGCGTCAGACCGAAACCCCGGCCCGTCCGCAACCCAGTTCATCTGGGGAGCAGACCGGCCCAAACCCCTTCCAGGACTGGCAGGTAGTGGACCGAAGGTCCAAGAAGCGACCCCCTGCTGGGAAGCCTCACCCTGCCAGACCTGTGAATTCTTCTTCCTCTAACCCACCCCCCCCTGTTAAATGTCAAGGTGGGGtggctaagaagaagaagaaaaacaagAACCAGAGGCGTGCAGCTCGTCTAGCGCGAGAGCAGCAACTGGACAACACACCAACACCGACACACTCTGCAACCGGTGTGGGTGTGCAGGCTTCCCAGAAGCCGGCACCCAAACCGGCGCCGAACAAGCAGGTTGCTGCTGCCAGGCCTCCGCCGAAGGGAAAAGGTTCCACCCTACCCCCTAAGGCTGGAACGTCGGGCGACAGCCCTACGGGTTCGGCCGCAGATCCCTCCAAACGACGACCTGGTAAGCTCGCACGAGCCGCTGCTAAAAGGATGCGAGATGAGTCCTTCTCCCCGCAAGGAGACAACAAAAAGCAGCGACTAGTGAGCCCAAGCCAACCGTTGTCGTACGCACAAGCAGCGGCATCTGACCTGACGATCGTCATTACTGACGCGAAGTCGGGGAAGATCACCGCTGACCACTCCAACGCCATCCTCCGCGGGTTGCACCAAGCAATCGTGGAGGAGGCGAGGAGAAACCTCGTAGGAGCCAGGCCACCCAAATTCAAGGGCAAGCCCATCTTCGCTGAGGGGCAGCTGAGGGTCTTCGCAGAAGACGAATACTCGGCCGCCTGGTCTCAGCGATGTGTCCAGGCCCTAACCCTGCCAGACATCTCCCTTAAGGCGGTTCGCCAGTCGGAGATGGCAAGGAGAATTAAGTGCGGGCTCCTAATACCCAACATTAATAACTCGTCCTGGGAAGACGTCCGTCAGGCAGCTGACGGACTAAGGTATCAGAACGAATGGGCCAAGGTCGGGTCTTGGTCCATTATACAAATACTACGGCAAGACCAGGGGTGGTTTGTCGAGTTCACAATCCCCGAAGACCTCGTCCCCGCCTTCATGGAGAGGGGGAGATCCCTGAACTGTGGGGTGGGCAATGTCTACCTCAGGTTCAGGGGTCCCGGAGGCAAATACCTGGACCAGCCTCCCACCCTGCAAGGTTCCACCCTAAGGGTAACGGGAGTACAGGTCCCCAACGAACAGGCCGCGGGCACCTCCGAGCAGAGCAAGTCTGTCTCCGGGGAGAAAGTTGCCCCCCTGCCTCTACCCAAGCCGACGATACCCGAACTCTCGGAGGATGAGCTCCTTGGCACTGGTGAGGGACCAGCCGGGTCATCATCCGAGGGTGAGGACTTGTCGGCTTGGATAGTGTCGGGGTTGGCCGACATGTTCAAGGAGGGAGGGGAGATGCAAGATGCCGCCCCCACCACCGACAACATGGACACCAACTAG